In the Orenia marismortui DSM 5156 genome, one interval contains:
- a CDS encoding SPOR domain-containing protein encodes MKRNNKNLKSGASLAVMLGSMAIIASIFGYFVCSWFLDYVSAPQEGITSVSGDQIVTEEKINSNDNKVVQQSETITEEKDESNDEDSQDTMVNQTLDQDLYVVQVGAFAKEKNAKGLVEQLQSKGFTAYITSKNPYRVQVGAFRTKNAAQELGTELKNYGFPIYIKH; translated from the coding sequence ATGAAGAGAAATAACAAGAATTTAAAATCAGGAGCTTCTTTAGCGGTAATGTTAGGTTCTATGGCAATTATAGCAAGTATTTTTGGTTATTTTGTCTGTAGTTGGTTCTTAGATTATGTTAGTGCTCCTCAAGAGGGTATAACATCTGTATCTGGGGATCAGATTGTAACAGAGGAAAAAATCAATAGTAATGATAATAAAGTTGTACAGCAAAGTGAGACTATTACTGAAGAGAAAGACGAGTCTAATGATGAAGATAGCCAAGATACTATGGTTAATCAAACTTTAGATCAAGATCTATATGTGGTTCAAGTTGGAGCCTTTGCCAAAGAAAAAAATGCAAAAGGTTTAGTAGAACAATTGCAAAGTAAGGGTTTTACAGCTTATATAACTAGTAAAAATCCTTATCGGGTACAGGTAGGGGCTTTTAGAACTAAAAATGCAGCACAAGAGTTGGGTACAGAACTTAAAAATTATGGTTTCCCAATTTATATTAAACATTAA
- a CDS encoding bifunctional folylpolyglutamate synthase/dihydrofolate synthase, producing the protein MKGIKYLESLSKFGVKPGLDRIKLLLSYLDNPEENLNVIHIAGTNGKGSTSAILTSIYKEAGYKVGTYTSPHITEFNERIRVNNENINNEDLGLLVKELKPAINKVADELEHPSFFEVVTALAFLYYYKQDVDMLILEVGLGGRFDATNVVDSLVSVITNVSLDHTDYLGETLEEITFEKAGIIKNQQKVITATKNQAVNDQLLKLSNEKNSKLININDEFDWIEYENNPSYQSFDLIGKDKNYLKLKLPLLGEHQIINTATAIEVIEVLKQKYPLTQENIKKGISKVSWPGRVEVIALKPMVILDGAHNVAGAKSLIKVLEKLNYNNLIIILSILGDKDVDGIVREIVPKADKIILTKNNNYRVMEIDQLKSKVEKYNNNILVKGELKSALEYSLKEADYEDLILISGSLYTVSEARGLLTRE; encoded by the coding sequence ATGAAAGGTATAAAATATTTAGAAAGTTTAAGTAAATTTGGAGTTAAACCAGGATTAGATAGAATAAAGTTATTGCTTAGCTATTTGGACAATCCAGAAGAGAATCTAAATGTTATTCATATTGCAGGTACAAATGGTAAAGGGTCAACTTCTGCAATTTTAACTTCAATTTATAAAGAAGCAGGTTATAAGGTCGGAACTTATACATCTCCCCATATTACTGAATTTAATGAGCGAATCAGAGTTAATAATGAAAATATTAATAATGAAGATTTAGGTTTATTAGTTAAGGAATTAAAGCCTGCTATTAATAAAGTAGCAGATGAATTAGAACATCCTAGTTTCTTTGAAGTGGTAACAGCTTTAGCTTTCTTATATTACTATAAGCAGGATGTCGATATGCTTATCTTAGAAGTGGGCTTAGGAGGTAGATTTGATGCTACTAATGTTGTAGATAGTTTAGTTTCAGTAATTACAAATGTAAGTTTAGATCATACAGATTATTTAGGTGAAACGCTAGAAGAGATTACTTTTGAGAAGGCAGGCATCATTAAAAATCAGCAAAAGGTAATAACAGCTACCAAAAATCAAGCAGTTAATGATCAGTTACTAAAACTATCTAATGAAAAGAATTCAAAATTAATTAATATTAATGATGAGTTTGATTGGATAGAGTATGAAAACAATCCATCTTATCAAAGCTTTGATTTAATAGGCAAAGATAAAAACTATCTTAAATTAAAATTACCTTTATTAGGAGAACACCAAATTATTAATACAGCAACTGCTATTGAGGTTATAGAAGTTTTGAAGCAAAAGTATCCACTTACACAAGAAAATATAAAAAAAGGAATTTCAAAAGTTAGCTGGCCTGGTAGAGTAGAAGTGATAGCTTTAAAACCGATGGTTATTTTAGATGGGGCTCATAATGTTGCTGGAGCTAAAAGTTTAATTAAGGTTTTAGAGAAATTAAATTATAATAATTTAATTATAATATTAAGTATACTAGGGGATAAAGATGTAGATGGGATTGTAAGGGAAATAGTTCCAAAAGCAGATAAGATTATTTTAACTAAAAACAATAACTATCGGGTAATGGAGATTGATCAGTTAAAAAGTAAAGTAGAAAAATATAATAATAATATATTAGTAAAAGGGGAATTGAAATCTGCCCTAGAATACTCTCTAAAAGAGGCTGATTATGAGGATTTAATATTAATAAGTGGTTCTTTATATACTGTATCGGAAGCTAGAGGCTTATTAACTAGAGAATAA
- the rsxC gene encoding electron transport complex subunit RsxC yields the protein MKERTFEQGIHPKYNKELTEHKALKFSGQPEEVIIPLQQHIGSPAKPIVKVGDKVDLGQKIAQSSGFVSADIHASVSGEVIAIEQVNESLAIRIKNDGEDRKAESIGVQGGIEDLSAEEIKEIIKEAGIVGLGGATFPSHVKVSIPEGKNVDKVILNGAECEPYLTVDHRTMVEETEKVLYGLKALMKVVDAKEGYIGIETNKADAIAAMTEVSKNEKNISIVPLEVKYPQGGEKQLIKAILGEEVPSGGLPLDVGVVVNNIGTAVAVTDAIQLGMPLIQRAVTVTGSVKEPQNLIFRIGTPIIELIGECGGFEGTPTKVILGGPMMGQAQSDLNIPATKGTSGILVLNEDEVANYSEAGPCIRCARCVDACPAKLVPTALVNLSKVDMSLELQDYNVLDCIECGSCTYVCPANIEILQWIKLGKEKLQAELRKSE from the coding sequence GTGAAAGAAAGAACTTTTGAACAAGGAATTCATCCAAAGTATAATAAAGAACTAACAGAGCATAAAGCTTTAAAATTTTCTGGCCAGCCAGAAGAGGTTATTATTCCCTTACAACAACATATTGGATCACCAGCTAAGCCAATTGTTAAAGTAGGAGATAAAGTGGATCTAGGTCAAAAAATTGCTCAATCTTCAGGATTTGTCTCTGCTGATATTCATGCTAGTGTATCAGGAGAGGTTATTGCTATTGAACAGGTTAATGAATCCCTAGCAATAAGAATAAAGAATGATGGTGAAGATAGGAAAGCAGAATCTATTGGGGTTCAAGGTGGTATTGAGGATTTATCAGCTGAGGAAATAAAAGAGATTATAAAAGAAGCTGGGATTGTTGGTTTAGGTGGAGCTACCTTCCCAAGCCATGTGAAAGTATCTATTCCAGAAGGTAAAAATGTGGATAAGGTAATTTTAAATGGTGCAGAGTGTGAACCTTATCTTACTGTTGATCATCGGACCATGGTAGAAGAAACAGAAAAAGTGTTATATGGTTTAAAAGCTTTAATGAAAGTAGTAGATGCTAAAGAAGGTTACATAGGTATTGAGACTAATAAGGCTGATGCTATAGCCGCTATGACTGAAGTTAGCAAGAATGAAAAGAATATAAGTATTGTGCCACTAGAGGTCAAATACCCTCAGGGTGGAGAGAAGCAACTGATTAAGGCTATTTTAGGAGAGGAAGTACCATCAGGAGGATTACCACTAGATGTTGGTGTAGTTGTAAATAATATAGGTACTGCTGTGGCTGTTACTGATGCTATTCAGTTAGGCATGCCTTTAATCCAAAGAGCAGTAACTGTGACTGGTTCAGTTAAAGAACCACAGAACTTAATATTTAGAATTGGAACACCAATTATTGAGTTGATTGGGGAATGTGGAGGATTTGAAGGTACTCCTACTAAGGTTATTTTAGGAGGACCGATGATGGGCCAGGCTCAAAGTGATTTAAATATACCAGCAACAAAAGGGACTTCAGGTATTTTAGTTTTAAATGAAGATGAAGTTGCTAATTATTCTGAAGCGGGACCTTGTATTAGGTGTGCTCGGTGTGTTGATGCTTGTCCAGCTAAATTAGTCCCAACAGCTTTAGTTAATCTAAGTAAAGTTGATATGAGTTTAGAATTACAGGATTATAATGTTTTGGACTGTATTGAATGTGGTTCTTGTACTTATGTCTGTCCAGCGAACATTGAAATTTTACAGTGGATTAAGTTAGGAAAAGAAAAATTACAAGCTGAATTAAGAAAAAGCGAATGA
- a CDS encoding ATP-binding protein: MQKDNIRKVILDHDIEAGDFAGGGEGSSKLKNILHKLGLPAKIIRKIAIATYELEINIIIHTHGGNLKADVSPSEIRIIASDQGPGIEDLDKAFQPGFSTASEKAREMGFGAGMGLCNIKRYSDNIEVETEVGEGTRIEVKVYLKESGDSDE, encoded by the coding sequence TTGCAAAAAGATAATATCAGGAAGGTTATTTTAGATCATGATATTGAAGCTGGTGATTTTGCTGGAGGTGGAGAAGGTTCTAGCAAGTTAAAGAATATTCTTCACAAGTTAGGTTTACCGGCTAAAATAATTAGAAAGATAGCTATTGCTACTTACGAGTTAGAAATAAATATAATTATTCATACTCATGGTGGGAATTTAAAGGCAGATGTTAGTCCTTCGGAAATTAGAATTATAGCTTCAGATCAGGGACCAGGAATAGAAGATCTAGATAAGGCTTTTCAACCAGGATTTTCAACTGCAAGCGAGAAGGCTAGAGAGATGGGATTTGGAGCAGGGATGGGTCTTTGTAATATCAAACGTTATTCTGATAACATAGAAGTAGAAACTGAGGTGGGAGAGGGTACCAGAATAGAGGTTAAGGTTTATCTTAAAGAGAGTGGTGATAGTGATGAGTGA
- a CDS encoding DRTGG domain-containing protein encodes MKIKDIINKLDLEVIVEGDLTIEVKGGYASDLLSNVMAQSKAGDLWLTIQGHQNIVAIAQLIELSGIIVTEDFVIDEDTIKKAEECEINILQSKLSTYEIAGKLYELGIK; translated from the coding sequence ATGAAGATTAAAGATATTATCAATAAGTTAGATTTAGAAGTTATAGTAGAAGGAGATTTGACGATTGAAGTTAAGGGAGGATATGCCTCAGATCTATTAAGCAATGTTATGGCTCAAAGTAAAGCAGGAGATTTATGGTTAACCATACAGGGACATCAGAATATAGTAGCGATAGCTCAGTTAATTGAGTTATCTGGAATTATTGTTACAGAGGACTTTGTAATTGATGAAGATACTATTAAAAAAGCAGAAGAATGTGAGATTAATATTTTACAAAGTAAGTTATCCACTTATGAAATAGCAGGGAAATTATATGAGTTAGGAATTAAATAA
- a CDS encoding [Fe-Fe] hydrogenase large subunit C-terminal domain-containing protein, translating into MSDIHSVLLKADKCKGCTNCVKNCPTNAIRVHQGQAKIKDEYCIDCGECIRSCEYHAKYASTDRIEEIGDYKYPIALVPPSFYGQFTQNINPTKVILALQELGFYQVWDVALGAEVITAVTKEYLKDNNMPIISSSCPAVVRLVQLLYPELLNYLAPFKSPVEVTAQKAREFIKENEKVKDEEIGIFFITPCPAKMTTVDNPLAMEKSYLDKAIAVDEIYHELIKRVEDIDGYKEIENYNIPYFGISWASNGGEANLLTDINTVSVSGIHNVMSVLEELDRGDLSHIRYFEMVACQPGCVGGVLNIKNPFLAEFNIQNLIKEGVEFVKQDITDYDIKLPMNFKEKSIGSLDDDLIAAMAKLTKLEEEIELLPGLDCAACGAPDCRTLAEDIVNGWANRTDCIFILRQQVADLADEMATLAHALPPVMKRKKEGDDIDED; encoded by the coding sequence ATGAGTGATATTCATTCTGTACTCTTAAAAGCAGATAAGTGTAAAGGCTGTACTAATTGTGTTAAAAATTGTCCTACTAATGCAATTAGAGTCCATCAAGGTCAGGCTAAAATTAAAGATGAATATTGTATTGATTGTGGTGAGTGCATTAGAAGTTGTGAGTATCATGCTAAATATGCATCTACAGATAGAATAGAAGAGATTGGTGACTATAAGTATCCAATTGCTTTAGTCCCCCCAAGCTTTTATGGCCAGTTTACTCAGAATATAAATCCTACAAAGGTTATTTTAGCACTTCAGGAATTAGGTTTTTATCAAGTCTGGGATGTAGCTTTAGGGGCTGAAGTTATTACTGCTGTTACAAAAGAGTATTTAAAAGATAATAATATGCCTATAATATCTTCTTCTTGCCCAGCAGTAGTGCGTTTAGTACAACTTCTTTATCCAGAGCTATTAAATTATCTAGCTCCTTTTAAGTCCCCTGTTGAGGTTACAGCTCAAAAAGCCAGAGAGTTTATAAAGGAGAATGAAAAAGTAAAGGATGAAGAGATAGGTATCTTTTTTATTACTCCTTGTCCTGCTAAGATGACTACAGTTGATAATCCTTTAGCTATGGAAAAAAGTTACTTAGATAAGGCTATAGCAGTAGATGAAATCTATCATGAATTAATAAAAAGGGTAGAAGATATAGATGGATATAAAGAAATTGAAAACTATAACATCCCTTATTTTGGAATTAGTTGGGCTAGTAATGGTGGAGAAGCTAATTTATTAACTGATATAAATACGGTATCTGTATCTGGAATCCATAATGTAATGAGTGTTTTAGAGGAGTTAGATAGAGGAGATCTATCCCATATTCGATATTTTGAAATGGTTGCTTGTCAACCAGGGTGTGTTGGAGGAGTTTTAAATATTAAGAATCCTTTTTTAGCTGAGTTTAATATTCAGAATTTAATAAAAGAAGGAGTGGAGTTTGTTAAGCAGGATATTACAGATTATGATATTAAACTACCTATGAATTTTAAAGAGAAGTCTATAGGATCATTAGATGATGACTTAATTGCTGCTATGGCTAAGTTAACTAAGTTGGAAGAAGAGATAGAGCTATTGCCAGGTTTGGATTGTGCTGCCTGTGGTGCGCCAGACTGTCGTACTTTAGCAGAGGATATTGTTAATGGTTGGGCAAATAGAACAGATTGTATTTTTATTTTAAGGCAGCAAGTAGCAGATTTGGCAGATGAAATGGCTACTTTAGCTCATGCATTGCCACCAGTTATGAAAAGAAAAAAAGAGGGAGATGATATTGATGAAGATTAA
- a CDS encoding DRTGG domain-containing protein, translating to MKLKEIKEILSAQVIIKGSEELEILKGCGADLMSDVLAFSKEKTVLLTGLTNPQVIRTAEMIDLSLIIFVRGKQPPQETIDLAKEKNIPLMTTSKPLYQACGLLYSAGLRAEKLSKLE from the coding sequence GTGAAGTTAAAAGAAATCAAAGAAATCTTATCAGCACAAGTTATTATAAAAGGGTCTGAAGAGTTGGAGATATTAAAGGGTTGTGGTGCAGATTTAATGAGTGATGTTTTAGCATTTTCCAAAGAGAAGACCGTTTTATTAACTGGATTGACCAATCCTCAGGTAATTAGGACTGCAGAAATGATCGATCTATCATTAATTATATTTGTAAGAGGTAAACAACCCCCTCAAGAAACTATAGACTTAGCTAAGGAAAAAAATATACCATTAATGACTACTAGCAAGCCATTATATCAGGCTTGTGGTTTGCTATATTCGGCAGGTTTAAGAGCTGAGAAATTATCAAAGTTAGAATAG
- a CDS encoding PHP domain-containing protein, with translation MKSFIADLHIHTVLSPCGDLLMTPQNIINKALEIGLDMIAITDHNSAEIIEVALDLAKDTPLTILPGMEVETVEEVHLLCLFDKLEQVLSLQNLVYSSLPKLKNNEELFGPQLLTNHNDEYITKVDKLLLTATELSISQVVQEVRALGGIVIPSHIDKPNYSIIANLGFVPPDLDIAGLEIFSSQSEGEIIDKFFSIDNYSLISNSDAHYLEDIKKSMKFYIKDTKVSEIECAIKKEKGRKAVIL, from the coding sequence ATGAAAAGTTTTATAGCTGATTTACATATTCACACAGTTTTATCTCCTTGCGGTGATTTATTGATGACACCACAAAATATAATAAATAAAGCTTTAGAAATTGGATTAGATATGATAGCTATTACAGATCATAATTCAGCTGAAATTATAGAGGTAGCTTTAGATTTAGCTAAGGACACTCCTCTTACTATTTTGCCAGGGATGGAAGTAGAAACAGTAGAGGAAGTCCATCTGCTTTGCTTATTTGATAAATTAGAGCAAGTATTATCTTTACAGAATTTAGTTTATAGTTCATTACCAAAGCTAAAAAATAATGAAGAATTATTTGGACCGCAATTATTAACCAATCATAATGATGAATATATTACTAAGGTAGATAAATTATTATTAACTGCAACTGAATTAAGTATTAGCCAAGTTGTTCAAGAAGTAAGAGCCTTAGGTGGTATAGTTATTCCTTCACATATTGATAAACCTAACTATAGTATTATAGCTAATTTAGGATTTGTCCCACCAGATTTAGATATTGCTGGATTGGAAATTTTTTCATCTCAGTCAGAAGGAGAAATTATTGATAAATTTTTTTCAATAGATAATTATTCTTTAATAAGTAATTCTGATGCTCATTATTTAGAAGATATAAAAAAAAGCATGAAATTTTATATAAAAGATACAAAGGTATCTGAAATTGAATGTGCAATAAAAAAAGAAAAAGGGAGAAAAGCGGTGATTTTGTGA